The following proteins come from a genomic window of Malus sylvestris chromosome 4, drMalSylv7.2, whole genome shotgun sequence:
- the LOC126618455 gene encoding probable rhamnogalacturonate lyase B isoform X1, protein MLSMEEVRQWRRWGILRVFSVALCLLFFLHNNNGAFETITISGRRALRSVNGNELNFNQMLTQQTHNTVELNNGIVRVTFSYPGGDVIGIQYKGIDNLLEIKNPPSNRGYWDLVSKNGLDRLQGTTFKIVTSTADQIEISFNKTFDISLGDWTLPLNVDKRYIMQRGRAGFYAYAIYERLEGWPELHLGQTRLVLKLREDKFQFMAVSDDRRRFMPTAKDRDGDHAQALAYREAVLLTNPSNPDFKGEVDDKYQYSSEVKDIKVHGWISTDDAIGLWMITPSTEFRSAGPFKQELTSHVGPTSLTVFLSSHYVGRGFGLTFAEGEAWKKVFGPVFVYLNSDIPSSNASFSLWENAKEQMYEEVKSWPYNFTQSEDFPSSDERGSVAGQLLIWDSYFHEGLDSASYAYVGLAARGYAGSWQMECKGYQFWTQADKQGYFYIKDVRPGNYSLYATVPGFIGDYKYEHDITIEPASEINLANITFEPPRSGPTLWEIGIPDRSAAEFNIPDPYPTLVNRLFTDNYANKFRQYGLWERYGDYYPDHDLIYTVGTDNYNDDWFYAHVTRNRNGTYEATTWQIVFQLEDVWTGDYTLQLALASATYAELQVRFNNQTDTPHFSTGLIGKDNAIARHGIHGLYWLFSVDVPSYRLQQGYNTIYLTQSRNWGPFAGVMYDYIRLEGPPPE, encoded by the coding sequence ATGCTTTCGATGGAGGAGGTGAGGCAATGGAGGAGATGGGGTATCCTCCGAGTTTTCTCAGTCGCACTATGTTTGCTCTTCTTCCTCCACAATAATAATGGTGCTTTTGAGACGATAACGATTTCTGGAAGGCGAGCACTAAGGAGTGTTAATGGTAATGAGCTCAATTTCAACCAGATGCTAACACAACAAACTCATAACACGGTGGAGCTGAACAATGGCATTGTCCGAGTCACTTTTTCTTATCCTGGAGGAGATGTCATTGGAATTCAATACAAGGGAATTGACAACTTGCTCGAAATCAAAAACCCCCCAAGCAATAGAGGTTACTGGGATCTTGTCTCGAAAAATGGCTTGGACAGACTACAAGGAACAACATTCAAGATTGTTACATCGACGGCAGACCAAATAGAGATTTCTTTTAATAAAACTTTTGATATTTCCCTCGGTGATTGGACGCTACCCTTAAATGTTGACAAAAGATACATAATGCAGCGTGGCCGCGCTGGGTTCTATGCATATGCCATATATGAGCGTCTAGAAGGGTGGCCGGAATTGCACCTAGGTCAAACAAGACTCGTTTTGAAACTTCGAGAAGATAAATTTCAATTCATGGCTGTATCAGACGACAGACGAAGATTCATGCCAACAGCCAAAGATCGCGACGGAGACCACGCTCAGGCCCTTGCCTATCGCGAAGCTGTTCTTTTAACTAATCCAAGCAATCCCGACTTTAAAGGAGAGGTGGATGACAAATACCAATACTCCAGTGAAGTCAAAGACATCAAGGTTCACGGTTGGATTAGCACTGACGATGCTATAGGTCTTTGGATGATCACACCTAGTACTGAGTTTCGTTCAGCGGGGCCGTTCAAGCAGGAACTTACCTCTCATGTGGGACCAACTTCCCTCACTGTGTTTCTTAGTAGTCACTACGTCGGGAGAGGTTTTGGACTGACCTTCGCAGAAGGTGAGGCATGGAAGAAGGTTTTTGGTCCTGTCTTTGTGTATCTTAACTCGGACATTCCAAGCTCGAATGCCTCCTTCTCTCTCTGGGAAAATGCAAAGGAACAGATGTATGAAGAAGTAAAGAGTTGGCCGTACAATTTCACTCAGTCCGAAGACTTTCCTAGCTCCGATGAACGTGGATCAGTTGCTGGTCAGTTACTAATATGGGATTCGTACTTCCACGAGGGCCTAGATTCAGCAAGTTATGCTTATGTGGGATTGGCTGCACGCGGATACGCGGGATCATGGCAAATGGAATGCAAGGGTTATCAGTTCTGGACTCAAGCTGACAAGCAAGGTTATTTCTACATAAAAGATGTTCGACCGGGGAACTATAGTTTGTATGCAACTGTTCCCGGCTTCATTGGGGACTACAAGTACGAGCATGATATTACAATTGAACCTGCAAGTGAAATCAACTTAGCTAATATTACCTTCGAACCTCCGAGAAGTGGTCCAACCTTGTGGGAGATTGGCATCCCCGATCGGTCAGCCGCAGAGTTCAACATACCGGATCCATATCCAACCCTTGTGAACCGTTTGTTCACCGACAATTACGCAAACAAGTTTAGGCAATATGGCTTGTGGGAACGATATGGAGATTATTACCCTGACCATGATCTCATCTACACCGTCGGCACAGACAATTACAACGATGATTGGTTTTACGCTCATGTGACAAGAAACAGAAACGGTACATACGAGGCAACGACATGGCAAATTGTATTTCAACTTGAAGACGTTTGGACCGGAGATTATACGCTCCAATTGGCATTGGCTTCGGCCACCTATGCTGAACTGCAGGTTCGATTCAACAACCAGACCGACACACCTCATTTTTCGACAGGACTAATAGGGAAGGACAATGCCATAGCAAGGCATGGAATTCATGGTTTGTACTGGCTTTTCAGTGTTGATGTGCCGAGCTATCGACTACAACAAGGATACAACACCATATACCTTACTCAATCAAGAAACTGGGGACCTTTCGCCGGAGTTATGTACGACTACATCCGACTGGAAGGACCTCCACCGGAGTGA
- the LOC126617619 gene encoding uncharacterized protein At4g13230-like codes for MASLTSLFTTVPKSGLVGASVARNATSTPRIFLATAPRRIQASSQQDAAAEVNETRNAAENVSQTAKDMASKVSATAQDVSEKAKQTAQDAWSQAKGTAQKAADTVMGKADESKEFVKENAEQVKKSMNTKKETI; via the exons ATGGCAAGCTTAACTAGTCTGTTTACCACCGTCCCCAAATCCGGCCTTGTCGGAGCATCCGTTGCAAGGAACGCCACTTCAACCCCTAGGATTTTTTTGGCTACAGCCCCTAGACGTATTCAA GCAAGTTCACAGCAAGATGCAGCTGCAGAAGTCAATGAAACTAGGAATGCTGCTGAAAAT GTTTCGCAGACAGCCAAAGACATGGCCAGCAAGGTGTCTGCAACCGCACAAGATGTGTCTGAGAAAGCAAAGCAGACAGCACAAGATGCATGGAGCCAAGCTAAGGGCACCGCCCAGAAGGCGGCAGACACTGTGATGGGCAAGGCCGACGAATCCAAGGAATTCGTCAAAGAAAATGCTGAGCAGGTCAAGAAAAGCATGAATACCAAGAAAGAGACCATATAA
- the LOC126618454 gene encoding DExH-box ATP-dependent RNA helicase DExH12-like — protein sequence MAQHLGGGAEAHARFKQYEYRANSSLVLTTDSRPRDTHEPTGEPESLWGKIDPKHFGDRAYRGRPPELDDKLKKSKKKKERDPNAEPAPVRQSKKRRLHEESVLTATEEGVYQPKTKETRAAYEAMLSVIQQQLGGQPSSIISGAADEILAVLKNENFKNADKKKEIEKMLNPIPNTVFDQLVSIGRLITDFQDGGDAGGSAVANGDEALDDDVGVAVEFEENEDDDEESDLDMVQEDDEEDDDDVAEPHQSGAMQMGGGIDDDEMQEANEGMSLNVQDIDAYWLQRKISEAYEKQIDPQQCQKLAEEVLKILAEGDDREVETKLLVHLQFDKFSLIKFLCRNRLKIVWCTRLARAEDQDERKKIEEEMLQLGPDLAAIVEQLHATRASAKERQKNLEKSIREEARRLKDESGGDGDRGRRGLVDRDADSGWLKGQAELLDLDSLAQEQSRLLVSKKCVLPDGSYRHPSKGYEEIHVPALKQRPFNPDEKLVNISAMPEWAQPAFKGMTQLNRVQSRVYETALFKADNILLCAPTGAGKTNVAVLTILQQFALNMNKEDGSINHSDYKIVYVAPMKALVAEVVGNLSNRLKDYDVNVRELSGDQTLTRQQIEETQIIVTTPEKWDIITRKSGDRTYTQLVKLLIIDEIHLLHDNRGPVLESIVARTVRQIETTKDHIRLVGLSATLPNYEDVALFLRVDLKKGLFYFDNSYRPVPLSQQYIGIMVRKPLQRFQLMNDLCYEKVVAVAGKHQVLIFVHSRKETAKTARAIRDTALAKDTLGRFLKEDSASREILTTHTDLVKSNDLKDLLPYGFAIHHAGLNRADRQLVEDLFADGHVQVLVSTATLAWGVNLPAHTVIIKGTQIYDPEKGAWTELSPLDVMQMLGRAGRPQYDSYGEGIIITGHNELQYYLSLMNQQLPIESQFISKLADQLNAEIVLGTVQNAREACNWIGYTYLYVRMLRNPTLYGLEADVLSRDITLEERRADLIHSAATILDKNNLIKYDRKSGYFQVTDLGRIASYYYITHGTISTYNEHLKPTMGDIELCRLFSLSEEFKYVTVRQDEKMELAKLLDRVPIPVKESLEEPSAKINVLLQAYISQLKLEGLSLTSDMVYITQSAGRLLRALFEIVLKRGWAQLAEKALNMCKMVNKKMWSVQTPLRQFTGISNDILMKLEKKDLAWDRYYDLSSQELGELIRMPKMGRTLHKFIHQFPKLNLAAHVQPITRTVLRVELTITPDFQWEDKVHGYVEPFWVIVEDNDGEFVLHHEYFLLKKQYIDEDHTLNFTVPIYEPLPPQYFIRVVSDRWLGSQTVLPVSFRHLILPEKYPPPTELLDLQPLPVTALRNPLYEALYQDFKHFNPVQTQVFTVLYNSDDNVLVAAPTGSGKTICAEFALLRNHQKGSDNVMRVVYIAPIEALAKERYRDWEKKFGKGLNLRVELLTGETATDLKLLEKGQIIISTPEKWDALSRRWKQRKHVQQVSLFIIDELHLIGGQGGPILEVIVSRMRYIASQPENKIRIVALSTSLANAKDLGEWIGASSHGLFNFPPGVRPVPLEIHIQGVDLANFEARMQAMAKPTYTAIVQHAKNGKPALVYVPTRKHVRLTAVDLMTYSNADGGEKPSFLLRSVDDIEPFIERLGDEILKGTLRSGVGYLHEGLSSLDQEVVSQLFEAGWIQVCVMSSSMCWGVPLSAHLVVVMGTQYYDGRENVHTDYPVTDLLQMMGHASRPLLDNSGKCVILCHAPRKEYYKKFLYEAFPVESHLHHYLHDNLNAEVVAGIIENKQDAVDYLTWTFLYRRLTQNPNYYNLQGVTQRHLSDHLSELIENTLSDLEASKCVAIEDDMDLSPLNLGMIASYYYISYTTIERFSSSLTSKTKMKGLLEILTHASEYSQLPIRPGEEEVVRRLINHQRFSFDNPKCTDPHVKANALLQAHFARQPLGGNLALDQREVILSASRLLQAMVDVISSNGWLSLAVLAMEVSQMVTQGMWDRDSMLLQLPHFTKELAKRCQENPGKSIETVFDLVELDDDERRDLLKMSDSQLLDIARFCNRFPNIDMLYEVLDRDNIRAGEEITLLVTLERDPEGRTEVGPVDALRYPKAKEEGWWLVVGDTKTNSLLAIKRVSLQRRAKVKLEFAAPAELGEKSFILYFMCDSYLGCDQEYDFTLDIKDAAGPDDDSGSE from the exons ATGGCGCAGCACTTGGGCGGCGGTGCGGAGGCGCACGCCCGGTTCAAGCAATACGAGTACCGTGCTAACTCGAGTTTGGTGCTGACCACCGACTCTCGCCCACGTGATACGCACGAGCCCACCGGCGAGCCGGAGTCTCTATGGGGAAAGATTGACCCCAAGCACTTCGGTGACCGGGCTTACAGGGGAAGACCGCCGGAGCTCGATGACAAGCTTAAGaagtcgaagaagaagaaggagcgGGACCCGAATGCTGAACCTGCTCCAGTTCGGCAGAGTAAAAAGCGGCGGCTTCATGAAGAGAGCGTGCTCACGGCCACTGAGGAAGGGGTTTATCAGCCTAAGACCAAGGAAACCAGGGCTGCCTATGAGGCTATGCTCAGCGTCATTCAGCAGCAGCTGGGTGGCCAGCCTTCGAGTATCATAAGCGGCGCCGCGGACGAGATTTTGGCCGTTCTTAAGAACGAGAACTTTAAGAATGCTGATAAGAAAAAGGAGATTGAGAAAATGTTGAATCCTATACCCAACACCGTCTTTGATCAGTTGGTTTCAATTGGGAGGTTGATTACTGACTTCCAAGATGGGGGTGATGCTGGAGGGTCTGCCGTGGCTAATGGTGATGAAGCCTTAGATGACGATGTGGGTGTTGCGGTTGAgtttgaagaaaatgaagatgatgatgaggagAGTGATCTTGATATGGTCCAGGAGGACGACGAAGAGGACGATGATGATGTGGCTGAACCACATCAGTCTGGGGCTATGCAAATGGGTGGTGGGATTGATGACGATGAAATGCAGGAAGCAAATGAGGGTATGAGCCTTAATGTTCAGGACATTGATGCTTATTGGCTTCAGAGGAAGATATCTGAAGCTTATGAGAAACAGATTGATCCACAACAATGCCAGAAGCTTGCTGAAGAGGTGCTCAAGATACTCGCTGAAGGTGATGACAGGGAAGTTGAAACCAAGCTGTTGGTTCACCTTCAATTTGACAAATTCAGCCTTATTAAGTTTCTATGTCGAAACCGGCTGAAGATTGTCTGGTGCACGCGTTTGGCCAGAGCCGAAGACCAAGATGAGAGGAAGAAAATTGAGGAGGAAATGCTGCAGTTGGGTCCAGATTTGGCTGCAATTGTAGAACAGCTGCATGCCACAAGGGCTAGTGCAAAGGAGAGGCAAAAGAACTTGGAGAAGAGTATTAGAGAAGAGGCTCGCAGGTTGAAGGATGAGAGTGGTGGAGATGGGGACAGGGGTAGGAGGGGCCTTGTCGATAGAGATGCTGACAGTGGTTGGTTGAAGGGGCAGGCAGAGCTACTTGATCTTGACAGCCTTGCACAAGAGCAAAGTAGACTTTTGGTGTCAAAGAAGTGCGTGCTTCCAGATGGGTCTTACAGACATCCCAGCAAGGGATATGAAGAAATCCATGTGCCAGCCTTGAAACAGAGACCATTTAATCCTGATGAGAAGCTTGTAAACATATCTGCCATGCCAGAGTGGGCTCAGCCGGCTTTCAAAGGAATGACCCAGTTGAACAGGGTACAGAGTAGAGTCTATGAGACTGCCCTtttcaaagcggacaatatcctGCTATGTGCTCCTACTGGTGCTGGAAAAACTAATGTTGCAGTGCTCACTATACTTCAGCAGTTTGCGCTGAACATGAACAAGGAGGACGGTTCCATAAACCAcagtgattataagattgtataTGTTGCACCTATGAAAGCTCTTGTTGCGGAAGTTGTTGGAAATCTTTCTAATCGTTTGAAGGATTATGATGTCAATGTGCGGGAGTTAAGTGGTGACCAGACATTGACTCGCCAACAGATTGAAGAAACTCAAATTATTGTCACAACCCCTGAAAAGTGGGATATCATTACCCGAAAGTCAGGAGACCGGACTTACACTCAACTGGTCAAACTTCTTATCATTGATGAAATTCATCTCCTCCATGATAATAGAGGCCCCGTTCTTGAAAGTATCGTTGCTAGAACTGTTAGGCAGATTGAGACCACTAAAGATCATATTCGGTTGGTGGGGTTATCTGCTACTCTCCCTAACTATGAAGATGTGGCTTTGTTCTTGCGTGTTGACCTTAAGAAGGGACTGTTTTATTTTGATAACAGTTACAGACCTGTCCCCTTATCTCAACAGTATATTGGAATCATGGTGAGGAAACCATTACAGAGGTTCCAGTTGATGAATGATCTCTGCTATGAGAAGGTCGTCGCTGTAGCTGGAAAACATCAAGTCCTTATCTTTGTCCATTCGAGGAAAGAAACAGCCAAAACAGCTCGAGCTATAAGAGATACTGCACTTGCCAAGGACACCCTTGGCAGGTTTCTTAAAGAAGACAGTGCTAGCCGAGAGATTCTAACTACTCATACAGATTTGGTCAAGAGCAATGATCTCAAAGATCTTCTGCCGTACGGTTTTGCCATTCATCATGCTGGATTGAACAGGGCAGATCGCCAACTGGTTGAGGATCTCTTTGCTGATGGGCACGTACAAGTTCTGGTTTCCACAGCAACACTTGCTTGGGGCGTGAATCTGCCAGCTCACACTGTGATAATCAAAGGGACTCAGATCTATGATCCAGAAAAGGGAGCATGGACTGAACTAAGTCCTTTGGATGTTATGCAGATGTTGGGGCGTGCAGGAAGACCTCAGTATGATTCGTATGGAGAAGGGATTATCATTACTGGCCACAATGAGCTTCAGTACTATCTTTCTTTGATGAACCAACAGCTTCCCATTGAAAGTCAATTCATATCCAAATTGGCTGACCAACTTAATGCTGAAATCGTTCTTGGAACTGTTCAAAATGCTAGAGAAGCTTGCAATTGGATAGGATACACTTACCTGTATGTTCGCATGCTACGTAACCCCACACTCTATGGTTTGGAAGCTGATGTTCTCTCCAGAGATATTACATTGGAGGAGAGACGAGCTGATTTG ATCCATTCTGCTGCAACCATCTTGGACAAGAATAATTTGATTAAGTACGACAGAAAAAGTGGATATTTCCAAGTTACAGACTTGGGTCGCATTGCGAGTTATTACTATATAACTCATGGAACAATATCCACATATAATGAGCATTTGAAGCCTACGATGGGGGATATTGAGCTTTGTCGATTGTTCTCGCTCAGTGAAGAATTTAAGTATGTTACTGTGCGGCAGGATGAAAAGATGGAGCTAGCAAAGCTTTTGGATCGTGTTCCCATTCCGGTGAAGGAAAGCCTGGAAGAGCCCAGTGCCAAGATCAATGTCTTGCTGCAAGCATATATCTCACAGCTGAAGCTTGAGGGGCTTTCGTTGACATCAGATATGGTCTACATTACTCag AGTGCAGGGCGTCTTCTACGAGCTCTTTTTGAGATTGTCTTGAAACGAGGATGGGCTCAACTAGCGGAAAAGGCTTTGAACATGTGTAAGATGGTTAACAAGAAGATGTGGAGTGTCCAAACACCTCTTCGCCAATTCACTGGTATTTCAAATGATATTTTGATGAAGCTGGAGAAGAAGGATTTGGCCTGGGATAGGTATTATGATCTCTCTTCGCAGGAGCTAGGGGAGCTTATTCGTATGCCAAAGATGGGAAGAACACTTCATAAGTTCATCCACCAGTTCCCCAAATTAAACCTTGCAGCCCATGTGCAGCCAATTACTCGCACTGTATTGAGGGTGGAGCTCACTATAACACCAGATTTCCAATGGGAGGACAAAGTTCATGGATATGTGGAGCCATTTTGGGTAATAGTGGAGGATAATGATGGTGAGTTTGTCCTTCATCATGAATATTTTCTGCTGAAGAAGCAGTATATTGATGAGGATCATACTTTGAACTTTACAGTGCCAATATATGAGCCCCTTCCGCCTCAATACTTCATTCGTGTTGTGTCTGATAGGTGGCTTGGGTCCCAGACTGTTTTACCTGTTTCTTTCAGACACCTCATTTTACCTGAAAAGTATCCTCCACCAACAGAGTTATTGGACTTGCAACCACTTCCCGTGACTGCATTAAGGAATCCTTTATATGAAGCTCTGTATCAAGATTTCAAGCATTTCAATCCTGTTCAAACTCAGGTTTTCACTGTTTTGTACAATTCAGATGACAATGTCCTAGTTGCTGCACCAACAGGGAGTGGGAAGACCATATGTGCAGAGTTTGCTTTATTGAGGAATCATCAGAAGGGCTCTGATAATGTCATGCGTGTTGTGTATATTGCACCTATTGAAGCTCTTGCTAAGGAACGTTACCGTGACTGGGAGAAGAAGTTTGGAAAGGGTCTCAATCTGCGAGTTGAATTATTAACAGGGGAAACAGCCACAGACTTAAAACTGCTTGAGAAAGGTCAGATTATCATCAGCACTCCAGAGAAATGGGATGCTTTATCCCGCCGCTGGAAACAGAGAAAGCATGTTCAACAGGTTAGTCTTTTTATTATAGATGAACTCCACTTGATTGGTGGTCAGGGTGGTCCCATCTTGGAGGTAATAGTCTCTAGAATGAGATACATAGCGAGTCAACCTGAGAACAAGATTCGTATTGTGGCTCTGTCAACTTCTCTTGCAAATGCAAAGGATCTTGGGGAATGGATAGGGGCTAGCTCTCATGGCCTTTTCAATTTTCCTCCTGGTGTGCGCCCAGTGCCTCTGGAAATACACATTCAGGGGGTGGATCTGGCTAATTTTGAAGCCAGGATGCAAGCAATGGCAAAACCCACATACACTGCAATTGTCCAGCATGCCAAGAATGGGAAACCAGCTCTTGTTTATGTTCCTACAAGGAAACATGTTCGACTAACGGCTGTGGATCTGATGACCTACTCAAATGCAGACGGTGGGGAGAAACCGTCATTTCTGTTGCGGTCTGTAGACGATATTGAGCCTTTCATTGAAAGACTTGGTGATGAAATTTTGAAAGGCACTTTGCGCAGTGGAGTGGGCTACCTGCATGAAGGTTTAAGCAGTTTGGACCAAGAAGTTGTGTCACAGCTGTTTGAAGCTGGGTGGATTCAAGTTTGTGTCATGAGCAGTTCAATGTGCTGGGGAGTGCCGTTGTCAGCCCATTTGGTGGTTGTGATGGGAACTCAGTATTATGATGGCCGGGAAAATGTTCACACTGATTACCCTGTTACTGATCTGTTGCAGATGATGGGTCATGCTAGTCGCCCTCTGCTAGATAATTCTGGGAAATGTGTCATCCTCTGCCACGCGCCTCGTAAAGAATACTACAAGAAGTTCTTGTACGAAGCATTCCCTGTTGAAAGCCATTTGCACCATTATCTACATGATAATCTGAATGCAGAAGTTGTTGCAGGAATAATTGAGAACAAGCAAGATGCTGTCGATTACCTTACATGGACTTTCTTGTACCGGAGGCTCACACAAAATCCCAACTATTACAATCTTCAGGGAGTTACTCAGCGGCATCTTTCTGATCACCTCTCGGAGCTTATTGAAAATACGCTGAGTGACTTGGAGGCAAGCAAGTGTGTTGCAATCGAGGATGACATGGACCTTTCTCCTTTGAATCTTGGCATGATAGCTTCATACTATTACATCAGTTATACCACCATTGAGCGTTTCAGTTCGTCTTTAACTTCCAAAACAAAGATGAAGGGTCTTCTTGAGATTCTAACTCACGCTTCGGAGTATTCACAACTTCCTATTCGACCAGGGGAGGAAGAGGTAGTTCGGAGGCTAATTAACCACCAGAGGTTTTCCTTTGATAATCCCAAATGCACAGATCCTCATGTTAAAGCAAATGCTCTGCTTCAGGCCCACTTTGCTAGGCAGCCTCTGGGTGGTAACCTAGCGTTGGACCAGCGAGAGGTGATCCTTTCCGCTAGTAGGTTGCTTCAGGCGATGGTTGATGTCATTTCCAGCAATGGCTGGCTAAGCCTTGCTGTCTTAGCCATGGAAGTCAGCCAGATGGTGACTCAGGGCATGTGGGACAGGGACTCGATGCTTCTACAGCTTCCTCACTTCACAAAGGAGTTGGCAAAGAGATGCCAGGAAAATCCTGGAAAGAGTATAGAGACAGTGTTTGATTTGGTTGAGTTGGATGATGACGAAAGGCGTGACCTACTTAAGATGTCAGATTCACAGCTGCTGGATATTGCACGATTTTGCAACCGCTTTCCCAACATTGATATGCTATATGAGGTGCTTGATAGGGATAACATAAGGGCCGGGGAAGAAATCACTCTGCTAGTCACTCTCGAACGTGACCCTGAAGGGAGGACTGAGGTAGGTCCTGTGGATGCCCTGAGGTATCCCAAGGCCAAAGAAGAGGGCTGGTGGCTTGTGGTCGGCGATACCAAGACAAACTCGCTGCTCGCCATCAAGAGAGTTTCGCTGCAACGGAGGGCCAAGGTGAAGCTCGAGTTTGCTGCTCCTGCCGAACTCGGAGAGAAGAGTTTCATTCTTTACTTCATGTGCGATTCATATTTGGGATGCGATCAGGAATATGATTTCACTCTTGATATTAAGGATGCAGCAGGACCTGACGACGACAGCGGCAGCGAATGA
- the LOC126618455 gene encoding probable rhamnogalacturonate lyase B isoform X2 produces the protein MLSMEEVRQWRRWGILRVFSVALCLLFFLHNNNGAFETITISGRRALRSVNGNELNFNQMLTQQTHNTVELNNGIVRVTFSYPGGDVIGIQYKGIDNLLEIKNPPSNRGYWDLVSKNDKFQFMAVSDDRRRFMPTAKDRDGDHAQALAYREAVLLTNPSNPDFKGEVDDKYQYSSEVKDIKVHGWISTDDAIGLWMITPSTEFRSAGPFKQELTSHVGPTSLTVFLSSHYVGRGFGLTFAEGEAWKKVFGPVFVYLNSDIPSSNASFSLWENAKEQMYEEVKSWPYNFTQSEDFPSSDERGSVAGQLLIWDSYFHEGLDSASYAYVGLAARGYAGSWQMECKGYQFWTQADKQGYFYIKDVRPGNYSLYATVPGFIGDYKYEHDITIEPASEINLANITFEPPRSGPTLWEIGIPDRSAAEFNIPDPYPTLVNRLFTDNYANKFRQYGLWERYGDYYPDHDLIYTVGTDNYNDDWFYAHVTRNRNGTYEATTWQIVFQLEDVWTGDYTLQLALASATYAELQVRFNNQTDTPHFSTGLIGKDNAIARHGIHGLYWLFSVDVPSYRLQQGYNTIYLTQSRNWGPFAGVMYDYIRLEGPPPE, from the exons ATGCTTTCGATGGAGGAGGTGAGGCAATGGAGGAGATGGGGTATCCTCCGAGTTTTCTCAGTCGCACTATGTTTGCTCTTCTTCCTCCACAATAATAATGGTGCTTTTGAGACGATAACGATTTCTGGAAGGCGAGCACTAAGGAGTGTTAATGGTAATGAGCTCAATTTCAACCAGATGCTAACACAACAAACTCATAACACGGTGGAGCTGAACAATGGCATTGTCCGAGTCACTTTTTCTTATCCTGGAGGAGATGTCATTGGAATTCAATACAAGGGAATTGACAACTTGCTCGAAATCAAAAACCCCCCAAGCAATAGAGGTTACTGGGATCTTGTCTCGAAAAATG ATAAATTTCAATTCATGGCTGTATCAGACGACAGACGAAGATTCATGCCAACAGCCAAAGATCGCGACGGAGACCACGCTCAGGCCCTTGCCTATCGCGAAGCTGTTCTTTTAACTAATCCAAGCAATCCCGACTTTAAAGGAGAGGTGGATGACAAATACCAATACTCCAGTGAAGTCAAAGACATCAAGGTTCACGGTTGGATTAGCACTGACGATGCTATAGGTCTTTGGATGATCACACCTAGTACTGAGTTTCGTTCAGCGGGGCCGTTCAAGCAGGAACTTACCTCTCATGTGGGACCAACTTCCCTCACTGTGTTTCTTAGTAGTCACTACGTCGGGAGAGGTTTTGGACTGACCTTCGCAGAAGGTGAGGCATGGAAGAAGGTTTTTGGTCCTGTCTTTGTGTATCTTAACTCGGACATTCCAAGCTCGAATGCCTCCTTCTCTCTCTGGGAAAATGCAAAGGAACAGATGTATGAAGAAGTAAAGAGTTGGCCGTACAATTTCACTCAGTCCGAAGACTTTCCTAGCTCCGATGAACGTGGATCAGTTGCTGGTCAGTTACTAATATGGGATTCGTACTTCCACGAGGGCCTAGATTCAGCAAGTTATGCTTATGTGGGATTGGCTGCACGCGGATACGCGGGATCATGGCAAATGGAATGCAAGGGTTATCAGTTCTGGACTCAAGCTGACAAGCAAGGTTATTTCTACATAAAAGATGTTCGACCGGGGAACTATAGTTTGTATGCAACTGTTCCCGGCTTCATTGGGGACTACAAGTACGAGCATGATATTACAATTGAACCTGCAAGTGAAATCAACTTAGCTAATATTACCTTCGAACCTCCGAGAAGTGGTCCAACCTTGTGGGAGATTGGCATCCCCGATCGGTCAGCCGCAGAGTTCAACATACCGGATCCATATCCAACCCTTGTGAACCGTTTGTTCACCGACAATTACGCAAACAAGTTTAGGCAATATGGCTTGTGGGAACGATATGGAGATTATTACCCTGACCATGATCTCATCTACACCGTCGGCACAGACAATTACAACGATGATTGGTTTTACGCTCATGTGACAAGAAACAGAAACGGTACATACGAGGCAACGACATGGCAAATTGTATTTCAACTTGAAGACGTTTGGACCGGAGATTATACGCTCCAATTGGCATTGGCTTCGGCCACCTATGCTGAACTGCAGGTTCGATTCAACAACCAGACCGACACACCTCATTTTTCGACAGGACTAATAGGGAAGGACAATGCCATAGCAAGGCATGGAATTCATGGTTTGTACTGGCTTTTCAGTGTTGATGTGCCGAGCTATCGACTACAACAAGGATACAACACCATATACCTTACTCAATCAAGAAACTGGGGACCTTTCGCCGGAGTTATGTACGACTACATCCGACTGGAAGGACCTCCACCGGAGTGA